A window of Mangifera indica cultivar Alphonso chromosome 11, CATAS_Mindica_2.1, whole genome shotgun sequence contains these coding sequences:
- the LOC123229773 gene encoding kinesin-like protein KIN-7F isoform X3, with protein sequence MGGERLIPGETQDLSLPSGQQERIQVLVRLRPLNDKEIAKNDVSDWECINNNTIIFKNTLPERSMFPAAYSFDRVFEKDCTTKEVYEEGAKEVCLSVVSGINSSIFAYGQTSSGKTYTMRGITEYAISDIYDYIEKHKEREFVLKFSAMEIYNESVRDLISDTTPLRLLDDPERGTVVEKLTEETLRDQSHLEELLAICEAQRQIGETSLNETSSRSHQILRLTIESSAREYIGADKSATLAATVNFVDLAGSERASQALSAGVRLKEGSHINRSLLTLGKVVRTLSKGRNTHIPYRDSKLTRILQNSLGGDARTAIICTLSPAHSQIEQSRNTLLFASCAKEVVTNAHVNVVMSDKALVKQLQRELTKLESEMKSQRTTSGKYDYTALLKEKEIIIEQMEKEIRELTQQRDLAELRIENLLHSRFDEYSASSSPDATNSLHAGLETPNKTPKFQNSENPEEDFLKNEGTRKFVGLDPRQSWEESAEKTDEKLEDTGKEVDDIERDLEQSSPQKKDKESSPSSKDPIYDALKQKIEELQRTIHYLINLNPQEQSPSSDADVYTCRSAKINRSTSCRPMLMSTPSSLAFEKAGHSENTPPNWLEENFAGRTGHFYPRLSVPKHGAKFGNVSRKDSQTSISEASMESQSFKELDADYTTIDGSEKSFHGGPVDIHQRLSELKYNAEIQDLSRKHSQTEDSRNEMSKVQSLRNYGGLVQNAMMNNIEDSVMKKEEDAALQVPTWPAEFDNRRKEIIELWNACNVPLVHRTYFYLLFKGDPSDSVYMEVELRRLTFLKGGNISKENLNASLKAIYREREALSKQIHKKFSKKEREELYQKWDIDLNTKQRSLQLARQIWACTKDMNHIDDSAALVAKLVGFVQPGQAPKEVFGLSLLAGSLSQKSFSWRFIKSTSLVL encoded by the exons ATGGGTGGGGAGAGGCTAATTCCTGGAGAAACTCAGGATCTGTCTCTACCCAGCGGCCAACAAGAGAGGATTCAAGTTCTGGTTAGATTAAGGCCTTTGAACGACAAAGAAATTGCAAAGAATGATGTCTCAGATTGGGAATGCATTAACAATAACACCATCATCTTCAAGAATACATTACCGGAACGGTCCATGTTCCCAGCAGCCTACAGTTTTG ACAGAGTATTTGAAAAGGACTGCACCACAAAGGAAGTGTATGAGGAGGGAGCCAAAGAAGTTTGCCTTTCTGTAGTCAGTGGCATTAACT CAAGCATTTTCGCCTATGGCCAAACAAGCAGTGGGAAGACATATACAATGCGTGGCATTACTGAATATGCTATATCAGATATATATGATTACATAGAAAAG CATAAAGAAAGAGAATTCGTGTTGAAGTTTTCTGCAATGGAGATTTACAATGAATCTGTCAGAGACCTCATCTCAGATACCACTCCACTTAGACTCCTAGATGATCCTGAG CGAGGGACCGTCGTGGAGAAACTCACCGAGGAGACATTGAGAGACCAGAGCCATCTGGAGGAGCTCCTTGCTATCTGTGAAG CTCAACGACAGATAGGAGAGACCTCTCTAAACGAAACCAGCTCCAGATCCCACCAAATTTTGCGATTG ACAATTGAAAGTTCTGCTCGTGAATACATTGGCGCTGACAAATCAGCCACTCTAGCAGCTACTGTG AATTTTGTAGATCTTGCTGGCAGCGAGCGCGCTTCTCAGGCGTTATCAGCTGGTGTAAGATTAAAAGAAGGTTCCCACATTAATCGCAGTTTGTTGACACTGGGAAAAGTAGTTCGCACATTAAG CAAGGGAAGGAACACACACATACCTTATAGAGACTCTAAGCTGACAAGAATTCTGCAAAATTCCCTTGGAGGCGATGCCAGAACAGCCATCATTTGCACTCTGAGCCCTGCTCACAGTCAAATTGAGCAATCAAGAAATACCCTTTTGTTTGCTTCCTGTGCTAAAGAAGTAGTTACTAATGCACATGTCAATGTGGTGATGTCCGATAAGGCATTAGTAAAGCAGTTACAAAGAGAATTGACTAAATTGGAAAGTGAGATGAAGAGCCAGCGAACAACTTCAGGGAAATATGATTATACTGCATTgctgaaagagaaagagattatTATAGAACAGATGGAAAAAGAGATAAGAGAATTGACTCAGCAACGTGATCTTGCTGAATTGAGGATAGAGAATTTGCTACATTCAAGATTCGATGAATATTCAGCATCAAGCTCACCAGATGCCACCAATTCTCTTCATGCAGGGCTTGAAACACCCAACAAAACTCCCAAGTTTCAGAATTCTGAGAATCCTGAAGAAGATTTTCTGAAGAATGAAGGCACTCGTAAGTTTGTTGGGCTTGATCCACGTCAAAGCTGGGAAGAGAGTGCTGAAAAAACAGATGAAAAACTTGAGGATACTGGCAAGGAAGTGGATGACATTGAAAGGGATCTGGAACAATCATCCCCTCAGAAGAAAGATAAGGAGTCAAGCCCCTCAAGCAAAGATCCTATTTATGATGCTTTGAAGCAAAAAATTGAGGAACTGCAAAGAACCATCCACTATCTCATCAATTTGAACCCTCAGGAACAATCTCCTTCTTCTGATGCAGATGTGTATACCTGCAGGAGtgcaaaaataaatagaagCACAAGTTGCAGACCCATGCTCATGTCAACACCATCTTCCCTGGCGTTTGAGAAGGCAGGCCACAGTGAGAATACACCACCTAACTGGTTGGAAGAAAACTTTGCCGGAAGAACTGGACACTTTTATCCACGTCTTTCTGTACCTAAGCATGGTGCCAAGTTTGGAAATGTTTCCAGGAAAGATTCTCAAACTTCCATTAGTGAAGCTTCAATGGAATCACAAAGCTTTAAAGAGTTAGATGCAGACTATACTACTATTGATGGGTCTGAAAAAAGCTTCCATGGAGGACCAGTTGACATTCATCAGAGGCTTTCAGAACTAAAGTATAATGCCGAGATTCAAGATCTTAGCAGAAAGCATTCTCAGACAGAAGATTCCAGAAATGAAATGAGCAAAGTTCAGTCTCTGAGAAATTATGGTGGTCTG GTTCAGAACGCAATGATGAATAATATAGAGGACTCTGtaatgaagaaagaagaggatGCTGCACTACAAGTTCCTACTTGGCCTGCAGAATTCGATAACAGACGGAAAGAGATAATTGAACTTTGGAATGCATGCAATGTACCTTTAGTACACAGAACTTACTTTTACCTGCTGTTCAAAGGTGATCCATCTGATTCTGTGTACATGGAGGTGGAGCTTAGAAGGCTAACCTTTCTTAAGGGCGGTAATATCAGCAAAGAGAATTTAAATGCAAG TTTGAAGGCTATttatagagagagagaagcGTTGAGCAagcaaattcataaaaaattctctaaaaaagagagagaggagcTATACCAGAAATGGGATATTGATCTGAACACAAAGCAGAGAAGTCTACAGTTAGCACGCCAAATTTGGGCATGCACAAAGGACATGAACCATATAGATGACAGCGCTGCTCTTGTTGCTAAGTTGGTAGGCTTTGTACAGCCAGGCCAAGCCCCCAAGGAAGTGTTCGGACTCAGCCTCTTAGCCGGATCCCTTAGTCAAAAATCATTCAGCTGGAGATTTATCAAGTCTACTTCCCTAGTACTTTAA
- the LOC123229773 gene encoding kinesin-like protein KIN-7F isoform X2 — MGGERLIPGETQDLSLPSGQQERIQVLVRLRPLNDKEIAKNDVSDWECINNNTIIFKNTLPERSMFPAAYSFVIFFFFRLVRYFVSVNISGLDRVFEKDCTTKEVYEEGAKEVCLSVVSGINSSIFAYGQTSSGKTYTMRGITEYAISDIYDYIEKHKEREFVLKFSAMEIYNESVRDLISDTTPLRLLDDPERGTVVEKLTEETLRDQSHLEELLAICEAQRQIGETSLNETSSRSHQILRLTIESSAREYIGADKSATLAATVNFVDLAGSERASQALSAGVRLKEGSHINRSLLTLGKVVRTLSKGRNTHIPYRDSKLTRILQNSLGGDARTAIICTLSPAHSQIEQSRNTLLFASCAKEVVTNAHVNVVMSDKALVKQLQRELTKLESEMKSQRTTSGKYDYTALLKEKEIIIEQMEKEIRELTQQRDLAELRIENLLHSRFDEYSASSSPDATNSLHAGLETPNKTPKFQNSENPEEDFLKNEGTRKFVGLDPRQSWEESAEKTDEKLEDTGKEVDDIERDLEQSSPQKKDKESSPSSKDPIYDALKQKIEELQRTIHYLINLNPQEQSPSSDADVYTCRSAKINRSTSCRPMLMSTPSSLAFEKAGHSENTPPNWLEENFAGRTGHFYPRLSVPKHGAKFGNVSRKDSQTSISEASMESQSFKELDADYTTIDGSEKSFHGGPVDIHQRLSELKYNAEIQDLSRKHSQTEDSRNEMSKVQSLRNYGGLNAMMNNIEDSVMKKEEDAALQVPTWPAEFDNRRKEIIELWNACNVPLVHRTYFYLLFKGDPSDSVYMEVELRRLTFLKGGNISKENLNASLKAIYREREALSKQIHKKFSKKEREELYQKWDIDLNTKQRSLQLARQIWACTKDMNHIDDSAALVAKLVGFVQPGQAPKEVFGLSLLAGSLSQKSFSWRFIKSTSLVL; from the exons ATGGGTGGGGAGAGGCTAATTCCTGGAGAAACTCAGGATCTGTCTCTACCCAGCGGCCAACAAGAGAGGATTCAAGTTCTGGTTAGATTAAGGCCTTTGAACGACAAAGAAATTGCAAAGAATGATGTCTCAGATTGGGAATGCATTAACAATAACACCATCATCTTCAAGAATACATTACCGGAACGGTCCATGTTCCCAGCAGCCTACAGTTTTG tgatttttttttttttccgtctCGTCCGCTACTTCGTTTCTGTCAATATATCTGGATTAGACAGAGTATTTGAAAAGGACTGCACCACAAAGGAAGTGTATGAGGAGGGAGCCAAAGAAGTTTGCCTTTCTGTAGTCAGTGGCATTAACT CAAGCATTTTCGCCTATGGCCAAACAAGCAGTGGGAAGACATATACAATGCGTGGCATTACTGAATATGCTATATCAGATATATATGATTACATAGAAAAG CATAAAGAAAGAGAATTCGTGTTGAAGTTTTCTGCAATGGAGATTTACAATGAATCTGTCAGAGACCTCATCTCAGATACCACTCCACTTAGACTCCTAGATGATCCTGAG CGAGGGACCGTCGTGGAGAAACTCACCGAGGAGACATTGAGAGACCAGAGCCATCTGGAGGAGCTCCTTGCTATCTGTGAAG CTCAACGACAGATAGGAGAGACCTCTCTAAACGAAACCAGCTCCAGATCCCACCAAATTTTGCGATTG ACAATTGAAAGTTCTGCTCGTGAATACATTGGCGCTGACAAATCAGCCACTCTAGCAGCTACTGTG AATTTTGTAGATCTTGCTGGCAGCGAGCGCGCTTCTCAGGCGTTATCAGCTGGTGTAAGATTAAAAGAAGGTTCCCACATTAATCGCAGTTTGTTGACACTGGGAAAAGTAGTTCGCACATTAAG CAAGGGAAGGAACACACACATACCTTATAGAGACTCTAAGCTGACAAGAATTCTGCAAAATTCCCTTGGAGGCGATGCCAGAACAGCCATCATTTGCACTCTGAGCCCTGCTCACAGTCAAATTGAGCAATCAAGAAATACCCTTTTGTTTGCTTCCTGTGCTAAAGAAGTAGTTACTAATGCACATGTCAATGTGGTGATGTCCGATAAGGCATTAGTAAAGCAGTTACAAAGAGAATTGACTAAATTGGAAAGTGAGATGAAGAGCCAGCGAACAACTTCAGGGAAATATGATTATACTGCATTgctgaaagagaaagagattatTATAGAACAGATGGAAAAAGAGATAAGAGAATTGACTCAGCAACGTGATCTTGCTGAATTGAGGATAGAGAATTTGCTACATTCAAGATTCGATGAATATTCAGCATCAAGCTCACCAGATGCCACCAATTCTCTTCATGCAGGGCTTGAAACACCCAACAAAACTCCCAAGTTTCAGAATTCTGAGAATCCTGAAGAAGATTTTCTGAAGAATGAAGGCACTCGTAAGTTTGTTGGGCTTGATCCACGTCAAAGCTGGGAAGAGAGTGCTGAAAAAACAGATGAAAAACTTGAGGATACTGGCAAGGAAGTGGATGACATTGAAAGGGATCTGGAACAATCATCCCCTCAGAAGAAAGATAAGGAGTCAAGCCCCTCAAGCAAAGATCCTATTTATGATGCTTTGAAGCAAAAAATTGAGGAACTGCAAAGAACCATCCACTATCTCATCAATTTGAACCCTCAGGAACAATCTCCTTCTTCTGATGCAGATGTGTATACCTGCAGGAGtgcaaaaataaatagaagCACAAGTTGCAGACCCATGCTCATGTCAACACCATCTTCCCTGGCGTTTGAGAAGGCAGGCCACAGTGAGAATACACCACCTAACTGGTTGGAAGAAAACTTTGCCGGAAGAACTGGACACTTTTATCCACGTCTTTCTGTACCTAAGCATGGTGCCAAGTTTGGAAATGTTTCCAGGAAAGATTCTCAAACTTCCATTAGTGAAGCTTCAATGGAATCACAAAGCTTTAAAGAGTTAGATGCAGACTATACTACTATTGATGGGTCTGAAAAAAGCTTCCATGGAGGACCAGTTGACATTCATCAGAGGCTTTCAGAACTAAAGTATAATGCCGAGATTCAAGATCTTAGCAGAAAGCATTCTCAGACAGAAGATTCCAGAAATGAAATGAGCAAAGTTCAGTCTCTGAGAAATTATGGTGGTCTG AACGCAATGATGAATAATATAGAGGACTCTGtaatgaagaaagaagaggatGCTGCACTACAAGTTCCTACTTGGCCTGCAGAATTCGATAACAGACGGAAAGAGATAATTGAACTTTGGAATGCATGCAATGTACCTTTAGTACACAGAACTTACTTTTACCTGCTGTTCAAAGGTGATCCATCTGATTCTGTGTACATGGAGGTGGAGCTTAGAAGGCTAACCTTTCTTAAGGGCGGTAATATCAGCAAAGAGAATTTAAATGCAAG TTTGAAGGCTATttatagagagagagaagcGTTGAGCAagcaaattcataaaaaattctctaaaaaagagagagaggagcTATACCAGAAATGGGATATTGATCTGAACACAAAGCAGAGAAGTCTACAGTTAGCACGCCAAATTTGGGCATGCACAAAGGACATGAACCATATAGATGACAGCGCTGCTCTTGTTGCTAAGTTGGTAGGCTTTGTACAGCCAGGCCAAGCCCCCAAGGAAGTGTTCGGACTCAGCCTCTTAGCCGGATCCCTTAGTCAAAAATCATTCAGCTGGAGATTTATCAAGTCTACTTCCCTAGTACTTTAA
- the LOC123229773 gene encoding kinesin-like protein KIN-7F isoform X1: MGGERLIPGETQDLSLPSGQQERIQVLVRLRPLNDKEIAKNDVSDWECINNNTIIFKNTLPERSMFPAAYSFVIFFFFRLVRYFVSVNISGLDRVFEKDCTTKEVYEEGAKEVCLSVVSGINSSIFAYGQTSSGKTYTMRGITEYAISDIYDYIEKHKEREFVLKFSAMEIYNESVRDLISDTTPLRLLDDPERGTVVEKLTEETLRDQSHLEELLAICEAQRQIGETSLNETSSRSHQILRLTIESSAREYIGADKSATLAATVNFVDLAGSERASQALSAGVRLKEGSHINRSLLTLGKVVRTLSKGRNTHIPYRDSKLTRILQNSLGGDARTAIICTLSPAHSQIEQSRNTLLFASCAKEVVTNAHVNVVMSDKALVKQLQRELTKLESEMKSQRTTSGKYDYTALLKEKEIIIEQMEKEIRELTQQRDLAELRIENLLHSRFDEYSASSSPDATNSLHAGLETPNKTPKFQNSENPEEDFLKNEGTRKFVGLDPRQSWEESAEKTDEKLEDTGKEVDDIERDLEQSSPQKKDKESSPSSKDPIYDALKQKIEELQRTIHYLINLNPQEQSPSSDADVYTCRSAKINRSTSCRPMLMSTPSSLAFEKAGHSENTPPNWLEENFAGRTGHFYPRLSVPKHGAKFGNVSRKDSQTSISEASMESQSFKELDADYTTIDGSEKSFHGGPVDIHQRLSELKYNAEIQDLSRKHSQTEDSRNEMSKVQSLRNYGGLVQNAMMNNIEDSVMKKEEDAALQVPTWPAEFDNRRKEIIELWNACNVPLVHRTYFYLLFKGDPSDSVYMEVELRRLTFLKGGNISKENLNASLKAIYREREALSKQIHKKFSKKEREELYQKWDIDLNTKQRSLQLARQIWACTKDMNHIDDSAALVAKLVGFVQPGQAPKEVFGLSLLAGSLSQKSFSWRFIKSTSLVL, encoded by the exons ATGGGTGGGGAGAGGCTAATTCCTGGAGAAACTCAGGATCTGTCTCTACCCAGCGGCCAACAAGAGAGGATTCAAGTTCTGGTTAGATTAAGGCCTTTGAACGACAAAGAAATTGCAAAGAATGATGTCTCAGATTGGGAATGCATTAACAATAACACCATCATCTTCAAGAATACATTACCGGAACGGTCCATGTTCCCAGCAGCCTACAGTTTTG tgatttttttttttttccgtctCGTCCGCTACTTCGTTTCTGTCAATATATCTGGATTAGACAGAGTATTTGAAAAGGACTGCACCACAAAGGAAGTGTATGAGGAGGGAGCCAAAGAAGTTTGCCTTTCTGTAGTCAGTGGCATTAACT CAAGCATTTTCGCCTATGGCCAAACAAGCAGTGGGAAGACATATACAATGCGTGGCATTACTGAATATGCTATATCAGATATATATGATTACATAGAAAAG CATAAAGAAAGAGAATTCGTGTTGAAGTTTTCTGCAATGGAGATTTACAATGAATCTGTCAGAGACCTCATCTCAGATACCACTCCACTTAGACTCCTAGATGATCCTGAG CGAGGGACCGTCGTGGAGAAACTCACCGAGGAGACATTGAGAGACCAGAGCCATCTGGAGGAGCTCCTTGCTATCTGTGAAG CTCAACGACAGATAGGAGAGACCTCTCTAAACGAAACCAGCTCCAGATCCCACCAAATTTTGCGATTG ACAATTGAAAGTTCTGCTCGTGAATACATTGGCGCTGACAAATCAGCCACTCTAGCAGCTACTGTG AATTTTGTAGATCTTGCTGGCAGCGAGCGCGCTTCTCAGGCGTTATCAGCTGGTGTAAGATTAAAAGAAGGTTCCCACATTAATCGCAGTTTGTTGACACTGGGAAAAGTAGTTCGCACATTAAG CAAGGGAAGGAACACACACATACCTTATAGAGACTCTAAGCTGACAAGAATTCTGCAAAATTCCCTTGGAGGCGATGCCAGAACAGCCATCATTTGCACTCTGAGCCCTGCTCACAGTCAAATTGAGCAATCAAGAAATACCCTTTTGTTTGCTTCCTGTGCTAAAGAAGTAGTTACTAATGCACATGTCAATGTGGTGATGTCCGATAAGGCATTAGTAAAGCAGTTACAAAGAGAATTGACTAAATTGGAAAGTGAGATGAAGAGCCAGCGAACAACTTCAGGGAAATATGATTATACTGCATTgctgaaagagaaagagattatTATAGAACAGATGGAAAAAGAGATAAGAGAATTGACTCAGCAACGTGATCTTGCTGAATTGAGGATAGAGAATTTGCTACATTCAAGATTCGATGAATATTCAGCATCAAGCTCACCAGATGCCACCAATTCTCTTCATGCAGGGCTTGAAACACCCAACAAAACTCCCAAGTTTCAGAATTCTGAGAATCCTGAAGAAGATTTTCTGAAGAATGAAGGCACTCGTAAGTTTGTTGGGCTTGATCCACGTCAAAGCTGGGAAGAGAGTGCTGAAAAAACAGATGAAAAACTTGAGGATACTGGCAAGGAAGTGGATGACATTGAAAGGGATCTGGAACAATCATCCCCTCAGAAGAAAGATAAGGAGTCAAGCCCCTCAAGCAAAGATCCTATTTATGATGCTTTGAAGCAAAAAATTGAGGAACTGCAAAGAACCATCCACTATCTCATCAATTTGAACCCTCAGGAACAATCTCCTTCTTCTGATGCAGATGTGTATACCTGCAGGAGtgcaaaaataaatagaagCACAAGTTGCAGACCCATGCTCATGTCAACACCATCTTCCCTGGCGTTTGAGAAGGCAGGCCACAGTGAGAATACACCACCTAACTGGTTGGAAGAAAACTTTGCCGGAAGAACTGGACACTTTTATCCACGTCTTTCTGTACCTAAGCATGGTGCCAAGTTTGGAAATGTTTCCAGGAAAGATTCTCAAACTTCCATTAGTGAAGCTTCAATGGAATCACAAAGCTTTAAAGAGTTAGATGCAGACTATACTACTATTGATGGGTCTGAAAAAAGCTTCCATGGAGGACCAGTTGACATTCATCAGAGGCTTTCAGAACTAAAGTATAATGCCGAGATTCAAGATCTTAGCAGAAAGCATTCTCAGACAGAAGATTCCAGAAATGAAATGAGCAAAGTTCAGTCTCTGAGAAATTATGGTGGTCTG GTTCAGAACGCAATGATGAATAATATAGAGGACTCTGtaatgaagaaagaagaggatGCTGCACTACAAGTTCCTACTTGGCCTGCAGAATTCGATAACAGACGGAAAGAGATAATTGAACTTTGGAATGCATGCAATGTACCTTTAGTACACAGAACTTACTTTTACCTGCTGTTCAAAGGTGATCCATCTGATTCTGTGTACATGGAGGTGGAGCTTAGAAGGCTAACCTTTCTTAAGGGCGGTAATATCAGCAAAGAGAATTTAAATGCAAG TTTGAAGGCTATttatagagagagagaagcGTTGAGCAagcaaattcataaaaaattctctaaaaaagagagagaggagcTATACCAGAAATGGGATATTGATCTGAACACAAAGCAGAGAAGTCTACAGTTAGCACGCCAAATTTGGGCATGCACAAAGGACATGAACCATATAGATGACAGCGCTGCTCTTGTTGCTAAGTTGGTAGGCTTTGTACAGCCAGGCCAAGCCCCCAAGGAAGTGTTCGGACTCAGCCTCTTAGCCGGATCCCTTAGTCAAAAATCATTCAGCTGGAGATTTATCAAGTCTACTTCCCTAGTACTTTAA